From a single Pseudorasbora parva isolate DD20220531a chromosome 15, ASM2467924v1, whole genome shotgun sequence genomic region:
- the mrpl19 gene encoding 39S ribosomal protein L19, mitochondrial isoform X2, protein MRHAAASDGPPKFTPPTKPVIIDKTQKETSLRRFLSPEFIPPRQRTNPVKFSVERNDMIQRRKVLNIPEFYVGSILAVSMSDPHASGNLNRFVGICTQRSGKGLGATFILRNVVDGQGVEICYELYSPRIRKIEVLKLEKRLDDNLMYLRDALSEYSTFDFNMQPVHYETTGDVPVNPLKVKMRPKPWSKRWERPKFNIQGIRFDLCLTPEMMEHAQKWGEPWREYDMLKEYDTSSLEEQIFQEVEGNLRK, encoded by the exons ATGAGGCATGCTGCGGCTTCTGATGGACCTCCAAAATTCACTCCTCCGACCAAACCTGTTATCATTGACAAAACACAGAAAGAAACATCTCTGCGACG GTTTTTAAGTCCTGAGTTCATCCCTCCTCGCCAGCGCACAAACCCTGTGAAGTTCTCCGTAGAACGGAATGACATGATCCAGAGACGAAAAGTTCTCAACATTCCAGAGTTTTACGTTG GCAGCATTTTAGCAGTGAGCATGTCTGATCCTCACGCGAGCGGGAACCTGAATCGCTTCGTTGGAATCTGCACTCAGCGCTCTGGAAAAGGATTGGGTGCTACTTTCATACTTAGGAATGTGGTCGATGgccagg GAGTGGAGATATGCTATGAGTTGTACAGTCCACGGATACGTAAGATTGAAGTGTTGAAGCTGGAGAAGAGACTAGATGACAATCTCATGTACTTGAGAGATGCTCTATCTGAGTACAGCACCTTCGACTTCAACATGCAGCCTGTCCATTATGAGACCACTGGAGATGTCCCAGTCAATCCG TTAAAAGTAAAAATGAGGCCAAAGCCTTGGTCTAAACGCTGGGAGCGCCCCAAGTTTAACATCCAGGGGATCCGCTTTGACCTGTGTTTGACCCCTGAGATGATGGAGCATGCTCAGAAGTGGGGAGAGCCGTGGAGAGAGTACGACATGCTGAAGGAGTATGATACGTCCAGCCTAGAGGAGCAGATCTTCCAGGAGGTGGAGGGAAATCTGAGGAAATAA
- the mrpl19 gene encoding 39S ribosomal protein L19, mitochondrial isoform X1: protein MLDSQSECFLFTLLICQRSNMAACTRRAREMMGLLRILRNLTYNERLLSTSVMRHAAASDGPPKFTPPTKPVIIDKTQKETSLRRFLSPEFIPPRQRTNPVKFSVERNDMIQRRKVLNIPEFYVGSILAVSMSDPHASGNLNRFVGICTQRSGKGLGATFILRNVVDGQGVEICYELYSPRIRKIEVLKLEKRLDDNLMYLRDALSEYSTFDFNMQPVHYETTGDVPVNPLKVKMRPKPWSKRWERPKFNIQGIRFDLCLTPEMMEHAQKWGEPWREYDMLKEYDTSSLEEQIFQEVEGNLRK, encoded by the exons ATGTtagacagccaatcagaatgctTCTTGTTTACACTCCTCATCTGTCAGAGGTCGAACATGGCGGCGTGCACAAGGAGAGCGAGAGAAATGATGGGCTTGCTACGAATTTTAAGAAATTTAACTTATAACGAAC GACTGTTGTCGACGTCTGTGATGAGGCATGCTGCGGCTTCTGATGGACCTCCAAAATTCACTCCTCCGACCAAACCTGTTATCATTGACAAAACACAGAAAGAAACATCTCTGCGACG GTTTTTAAGTCCTGAGTTCATCCCTCCTCGCCAGCGCACAAACCCTGTGAAGTTCTCCGTAGAACGGAATGACATGATCCAGAGACGAAAAGTTCTCAACATTCCAGAGTTTTACGTTG GCAGCATTTTAGCAGTGAGCATGTCTGATCCTCACGCGAGCGGGAACCTGAATCGCTTCGTTGGAATCTGCACTCAGCGCTCTGGAAAAGGATTGGGTGCTACTTTCATACTTAGGAATGTGGTCGATGgccagg GAGTGGAGATATGCTATGAGTTGTACAGTCCACGGATACGTAAGATTGAAGTGTTGAAGCTGGAGAAGAGACTAGATGACAATCTCATGTACTTGAGAGATGCTCTATCTGAGTACAGCACCTTCGACTTCAACATGCAGCCTGTCCATTATGAGACCACTGGAGATGTCCCAGTCAATCCG TTAAAAGTAAAAATGAGGCCAAAGCCTTGGTCTAAACGCTGGGAGCGCCCCAAGTTTAACATCCAGGGGATCCGCTTTGACCTGTGTTTGACCCCTGAGATGATGGAGCATGCTCAGAAGTGGGGAGAGCCGTGGAGAGAGTACGACATGCTGAAGGAGTATGATACGTCCAGCCTAGAGGAGCAGATCTTCCAGGAGGTGGAGGGAAATCTGAGGAAATAA